Proteins encoded by one window of Mariniplasma anaerobium:
- a CDS encoding DsbA family oxidoreductase produces MKIEFWLDYLCPKCYLQHQIIEELIKTYDMKDIELVCRSYEMVEAKYFDTNEPYEKFISRHKNLPVEEVKTFLDENEFNLDLFKIHDAHRLAHLAKKEKKSQLFNHLIFEEIYEKHQDLSNHQLLREIALKAELDQNLTEEILNSDLYSSQVISNRENAQLKGIYELPFMRINGKIKLQGLQSVDQIVKTLNQSFGKLKDIEFCEGENCVRKRRQ; encoded by the coding sequence ATGAAAATTGAATTTTGGTTAGATTATTTATGTCCAAAATGTTATCTTCAACATCAAATCATAGAAGAGTTGATCAAAACTTATGATATGAAAGACATTGAATTAGTATGCAGAAGTTACGAAATGGTTGAAGCTAAATATTTTGATACAAATGAGCCATATGAAAAGTTTATATCAAGACATAAAAATCTTCCTGTAGAAGAAGTCAAAACATTTTTAGATGAAAATGAATTTAATTTAGATTTATTTAAAATTCATGATGCTCATCGTCTCGCACATTTAGCTAAAAAAGAAAAAAAATCACAACTATTTAATCATTTAATCTTTGAAGAAATATATGAAAAACATCAAGATTTATCAAATCATCAATTATTAAGAGAAATTGCATTAAAAGCTGAATTAGATCAAAACTTAACTGAGGAAATTCTTAATTCTGATTTATATTCTTCACAAGTGATTTCTAATAGAGAAAATGCACAACTAAAAGGGATTTATGAACTACCTTTTATGAGAATAAATGGTAAAATTAAACTCCAAGGATTACAAAGTGTAGATCAAATCGTAAAAACATTAAATCAATCATTTGGTAAGCTTAAAGATATAGAATTTTGCGAAGGCGAAAATTGTGTTAGAAAAAGAAGACAATAA
- a CDS encoding amidohydrolase, which produces MILWKNGYFHTLEDETKTYHKLATNQGLIVGFDDDIKDLDFEKEIDLKGHHIYPGFVDSHLHLIGYGQKLSLVSLEKFNKKEALLNELKKQVALHQSFFEGYKPLDIDKYELNDIHSDGPIVLRHSDYHSVTVNDYVLDRIGIDSKTGFLTEDDAKLVIKSFHKQDKDMLKKMLVNSINKLHSYGITGGHSDDLYYFNGFHETLDIFNETLIKLPFRAHLLMHYMIIDDFIDSKLAFLDQNQYLQLGAVKIFYDGTFTSKTALLKHSYLHTNDQGMRMFEQNELIELVKKLRKQDLPLAIHVIGDLGLKELIDILEAYPPKKGLHDRIIHASLADLDTIKCMEKLPIILDVQPQFITSDLPQILDIFSKQPQFIYPLKTYLNHNITICGSSDAPVEDPNPFKGMHVAITRLLNNNQIFQEAERLTRYEALKLYTTYANIPTYKTNRGLLKKGYIADFTVTKDDLLKINLNQLLNQSVEMTIINEKIVYKR; this is translated from the coding sequence ATGATTTTATGGAAAAACGGATATTTTCATACACTTGAAGATGAAACAAAAACATATCATAAACTAGCTACCAATCAAGGTTTGATTGTTGGATTTGATGATGATATAAAAGATTTAGATTTTGAGAAAGAAATTGATCTCAAAGGACATCATATATATCCAGGTTTTGTAGATAGTCATCTACACTTGATTGGTTATGGACAAAAACTAAGTTTGGTTTCTTTAGAAAAATTTAATAAAAAAGAAGCTCTTTTAAATGAACTAAAAAAACAAGTTGCTCTTCATCAGAGTTTCTTTGAAGGATATAAACCATTAGATATTGATAAATATGAATTAAATGATATCCATTCAGATGGCCCAATTGTTTTAAGACATTCTGATTATCACAGCGTCACGGTAAACGATTATGTCTTAGATCGTATAGGTATTGACAGTAAGACAGGTTTTTTAACAGAAGATGATGCTAAATTAGTCATTAAAAGCTTTCATAAACAAGATAAAGATATGTTAAAAAAGATGTTAGTTAACTCTATAAATAAATTACACAGCTATGGTATAACTGGAGGCCACTCAGATGATCTTTACTATTTCAATGGTTTTCATGAAACACTAGATATTTTTAATGAAACACTTATAAAGCTACCTTTTAGAGCACATTTACTGATGCATTATATGATTATTGATGATTTCATTGATTCAAAATTAGCTTTTCTAGATCAAAATCAGTACTTACAACTAGGTGCAGTTAAAATATTTTATGATGGTACCTTTACATCTAAAACAGCTTTACTCAAGCATTCATATCTTCACACAAATGATCAAGGCATGCGTATGTTTGAACAAAATGAACTTATAGAACTTGTTAAAAAATTAAGAAAGCAAGATTTACCACTTGCCATACATGTGATAGGTGATTTAGGTCTCAAAGAACTTATTGATATCCTTGAAGCATATCCACCTAAAAAAGGATTACATGATCGCATCATTCATGCTTCACTAGCAGATTTAGATACAATCAAATGTATGGAAAAGCTGCCAATTATATTAGATGTACAACCTCAATTTATAACCTCTGATCTTCCCCAAATTCTAGATATTTTTTCAAAACAACCCCAATTTATTTATCCACTTAAAACATATTTAAATCACAATATTACAATTTGTGGATCAAGTGATGCACCAGTTGAAGATCCAAATCCTTTTAAAGGCATGCATGTGGCAATCACAAGATTACTAAATAATAATCAAATATTTCAAGAAGCAGAAAGACTTACAAGATATGAAGCACTAAAACTTTACACAACATATGCAAATATTCCAACATATAAAACAAATAGAGGCTTACTAAAAAAAGGTTATATTGCAGATTTCACAGTGACTAAAGATGACTTATTAAAAATTAATTTAAACCAATTATTAAATCAAAGTGTAGAAATGACTATTATAAATGAAAAAATAGTCTATAAAAGATGA
- a CDS encoding regulatory protein RecX — MSKLVTDIKKLKSGYKVTFDDEFISNIELDIFIKYRLKPGISLEKDVYYEMLKENDKIYYTKLGVLKLKRMQTKKELLDYLVDKGCNYHLAQELVSGFEKRRYINDDEYTRLYIEMKKHLQGPKLITSKLLKKGVDQDIIKKYLSQIDEYEILSVLVKKKYTAYKQKTQKQALISTRNHLITKGYKREIIDSILIHMKQEFPRDEQPLLEKTFDKLYDKYKDKKQGYELKAFLKQKLYQKGFEMNDIEAIFIQKNVLS; from the coding sequence ATGAGCAAATTAGTAACAGATATAAAGAAATTAAAATCAGGATATAAAGTCACTTTTGATGATGAATTTATATCAAATATTGAACTTGATATCTTTATAAAGTATCGTTTAAAACCAGGTATATCTTTAGAAAAAGATGTTTACTATGAAATGCTTAAAGAAAACGACAAAATTTATTATACGAAATTAGGCGTTCTTAAGCTTAAGCGCATGCAAACAAAAAAAGAATTGCTTGATTATCTTGTAGATAAAGGTTGTAATTATCATTTAGCACAAGAATTAGTATCCGGTTTTGAAAAAAGAAGATATATTAATGACGATGAATATACAAGATTATACATCGAGATGAAAAAGCATCTTCAAGGTCCAAAACTTATCACATCAAAATTATTAAAAAAAGGTGTAGATCAAGATATTATAAAAAAATATTTAAGCCAAATAGATGAATATGAAATTCTATCTGTCTTAGTTAAAAAGAAATATACCGCTTATAAACAAAAAACACAGAAACAAGCACTTATATCAACTCGAAATCATCTCATAACTAAAGGGTATAAAAGAGAAATTATAGATTCTATTTTAATTCATATGAAACAAGAATTTCCAAGAGATGAACAACCACTTTTAGAAAAAACATTTGATAAATTATATGATAAATATAAAGATAAAAAACAGGGATATGAATTAAAAGCATTTTTAAAACAAAAACTTTATCAAAAAGGCTTTGAGATGAATGATATTGAAGCTATATTTATACAAAAAAATGTTCTATCATGA
- a CDS encoding S41 family peptidase: protein MENRKIGILFFASVLLAFFAGYQVQTFLVTNEPEPFLDVYAEITEALDRYYYYDLEQGEKDAAFVAQMEAIVNSYAEQNNDPYTRLSAAALNVAPTGDESYVGLGITITTQDNGLRVEDVLFQGPSFTKLYPNDLIIGVMDQTTAIYFEDLDDSTLWTSYLAGEVDEVKSLIVLQPNLNEVTIDITYEEILTPTAYAKSIDADIAYIKITEFSGYIQDVTEGTAKVFSDVLNSLEDDILVDETDTLILDLRNNPGGSLTALHNQGSQGLIPGITQQLLIRNVETPLFSMINKINLQEDYLGGLSVAKPYDIKVLVNEHSASAAEVLAAALSVNGGYELYGNYTYGKDVYQNTVLLETINTIRYYLTYTEGNWLYDGDKKVSEYPLDVNLIEQTGYLGLSNLYFDGDLSIDDVSAYLVRFQEFLNVYFELDGISMIRTDGYFDQTTEDYILLFQQEQSLLQTSILDMQTANHMFNLLKTYQQDLTYDNQVEQVIDLIRS, encoded by the coding sequence ATGGAAAATAGAAAAATAGGTATATTATTTTTTGCATCAGTCTTATTAGCATTTTTTGCTGGATATCAAGTTCAGACTTTTTTAGTTACAAACGAACCTGAACCCTTTTTAGATGTTTATGCAGAAATCACTGAAGCTCTAGATAGATATTATTATTATGATTTAGAGCAAGGAGAAAAAGATGCTGCATTTGTTGCACAAATGGAAGCAATCGTTAACTCCTATGCTGAGCAAAATAATGATCCATATACAAGATTATCAGCAGCAGCACTTAATGTTGCTCCAACAGGAGATGAATCTTATGTTGGTCTAGGTATAACAATTACAACACAAGACAATGGTCTTAGAGTTGAAGATGTTTTATTTCAAGGTCCAAGTTTTACCAAGCTTTATCCTAATGATTTAATTATTGGCGTCATGGATCAAACAACTGCTATTTACTTTGAAGATTTAGATGACTCAACCCTTTGGACTTCTTATCTGGCTGGTGAAGTTGATGAGGTTAAATCATTAATCGTTTTACAACCAAATTTAAATGAAGTGACAATTGATATAACATATGAAGAAATCTTAACACCTACTGCATATGCTAAATCTATAGATGCAGATATTGCGTATATAAAAATTACTGAATTTTCTGGATATATTCAAGATGTTACTGAAGGAACAGCTAAAGTATTCTCAGATGTCTTAAATAGTCTTGAAGATGATATATTAGTTGATGAAACAGACACATTAATTCTTGATTTAAGAAATAATCCAGGTGGATCTTTAACAGCTCTTCATAATCAAGGATCGCAAGGTCTAATTCCAGGAATTACGCAACAATTACTCATTAGAAATGTTGAAACACCATTATTTTCAATGATTAATAAAATAAATCTTCAAGAAGACTATCTTGGTGGATTATCAGTTGCAAAACCATACGATATCAAGGTATTAGTGAATGAACATTCTGCATCTGCTGCAGAAGTCCTAGCAGCAGCACTTAGTGTAAATGGCGGATATGAATTATACGGAAATTACACTTATGGAAAAGATGTTTATCAAAATACGGTTTTACTAGAAACGATCAATACGATAAGATATTATTTGACATATACAGAAGGTAATTGGCTTTATGATGGTGATAAAAAGGTATCAGAATATCCTTTAGATGTCAATCTAATTGAACAAACAGGATATCTAGGCTTATCGAATCTTTATTTTGATGGAGATTTAAGCATAGATGACGTATCAGCATACCTTGTTAGATTTCAAGAATTTTTGAATGTGTACTTTGAATTAGATGGCATTTCAATGATAAGAACTGATGGATATTTTGATCAAACTACAGAAGACTATATTTTGTTATTTCAACAAGAACAATCTCTTTTACAAACAAGTATATTAGACATGCAAACCGCAAATCATATGTTTAACTTATTAAAAACATATCAACAAGATCTAACATATGACAATCAAGTTGAGCAAGTCATAGATCTTATACGCTCATGA
- a CDS encoding YitT family protein yields the protein MSRTKVVEILEITGGVILLTLGFYFFLLPQNLVIGGVMGISVLVQDFIPVSLFIMIANIVLLAMGLIFLGKTFFLKTVYATVLYPVIVFILEKTVAPDFFMQYINESPYLIAGLFGALTVGTGLGLVIRNNSTTGGIDILQNMMHKYLHIPFAWAIYIIDGAIITVALFIDFQAGLYAFGAMILSGMIIDRMSIEGRSGFTFFILTDKTALIKAAIYEKLDRGLTKIKVIGGYSNQEKEMIVCTIDRLQLYTFKLILKEIDPKAFTFVTRTKEASGYGFSKGSSQWKIEK from the coding sequence ATGAGTAGAACAAAAGTTGTAGAAATATTAGAAATTACGGGTGGAGTTATACTCTTAACACTGGGTTTCTATTTTTTCTTATTACCACAAAACCTCGTTATCGGTGGGGTTATGGGTATTTCGGTTCTGGTACAAGATTTCATACCAGTGTCTTTATTTATTATGATTGCTAATATAGTTTTATTAGCGATGGGACTTATCTTTTTAGGAAAAACTTTCTTTTTAAAAACTGTTTATGCTACAGTTTTATATCCAGTCATTGTTTTTATTTTAGAAAAAACTGTTGCACCTGATTTCTTTATGCAGTATATTAATGAAAGTCCTTATTTAATTGCTGGTTTATTTGGCGCATTAACTGTAGGAACAGGTCTAGGACTAGTTATTAGAAACAATTCAACAACCGGTGGCATAGATATTTTGCAAAATATGATGCATAAATATCTTCATATCCCTTTTGCTTGGGCAATTTACATTATTGATGGAGCTATTATTACAGTTGCATTATTTATTGATTTTCAAGCAGGATTATATGCATTTGGTGCAATGATATTAAGTGGTATGATCATTGATCGTATGTCAATTGAAGGCAGATCAGGATTTACGTTTTTCATACTAACAGATAAAACCGCTTTAATAAAAGCAGCCATTTATGAAAAACTTGATAGAGGGCTTACAAAGATTAAAGTTATTGGTGGATATTCAAACCAAGAAAAAGAAATGATTGTATGTACAATTGATAGATTACAGTTATATACGTTTAAATTAATACTAAAAGAAATTGATCCAAAAGCATTCACTTTTGTTACTAGAACAAAAGAAGCGAGTGGTTATGGATTTAGCAAAGGAAGTTCGCAATGGAAAATAGAAAAATAG
- the prfB gene encoding peptide chain release factor 2 — MERYDVNKLITEFKQSIEDFHRAIQPDVLEEKYKELNQEMQDPAFWSNTNQAKKVTKEANSIRHKVDQYLHLKQKLTQLIDWAEISEEQSEEWDLLEIDIQSLQEELKAFELETILNGPYDENNAIIEIHPGAGGTESQDWADMLYRLYSRYAQRKKYKVEVIDYQSGDEAGIKSVTLLIKGSYAYGYLKAEKGVHRLVRISPFDSNARRHTSFASIDVLPEINDDIEIDIKDEDLKVDVYRSSGAGGQSVNTTDSAVRITHLPTNIVVTCQNERSQLKNKETAMTLLKAKLVAEEIRKQEEKLKNIQGEQKDISWGSQIRSYVFHPYQMVKDHRTNYEVGNVELVMDGDIDGFINAYLKSGDAHE, encoded by the coding sequence ATGGAACGTTATGATGTAAATAAACTAATTACTGAGTTTAAGCAATCGATTGAAGACTTTCATAGAGCGATACAACCAGATGTACTAGAAGAAAAATACAAAGAACTTAATCAAGAGATGCAAGATCCAGCATTTTGGTCTAATACGAATCAAGCTAAAAAAGTAACAAAAGAAGCGAATTCGATACGTCATAAAGTTGATCAATATCTTCATTTAAAACAAAAATTAACTCAATTAATCGATTGGGCTGAAATTTCTGAAGAACAATCAGAAGAATGGGATTTATTAGAAATTGATATTCAAAGTTTACAAGAAGAATTAAAAGCATTTGAACTAGAAACAATTCTTAATGGTCCTTATGATGAAAATAATGCAATTATAGAAATTCATCCTGGAGCTGGTGGTACTGAATCACAAGACTGGGCAGATATGCTTTATCGATTGTATTCTAGATATGCGCAAAGAAAAAAATATAAAGTTGAAGTTATTGATTATCAATCAGGTGATGAAGCAGGGATTAAAAGTGTTACGCTTTTAATCAAAGGCTCTTATGCATATGGATATTTAAAAGCTGAAAAAGGTGTACATCGTTTAGTTAGAATCTCACCTTTTGATTCTAATGCAAGAAGACATACATCATTTGCGTCTATTGATGTCTTACCTGAAATTAATGATGATATAGAAATCGATATCAAAGATGAAGATTTAAAAGTAGATGTTTATAGAAGTAGTGGTGCTGGCGGACAATCCGTTAATACAACTGACTCTGCAGTTAGAATCACGCATCTACCAACAAATATCGTAGTTACATGTCAAAATGAGAGAAGTCAATTAAAAAACAAGGAAACTGCAATGACGCTTTTAAAAGCTAAACTTGTAGCAGAAGAAATAAGAAAACAAGAAGAAAAATTAAAAAATATTCAAGGTGAACAAAAAGATATTTCTTGGGGTTCACAAATTAGAAGTTATGTCTTTCATCCTTATCAAATGGTTAAAGATCACAGAACCAACTATGAAGTTGGTAATGTAGAATTAGTCATGGATGGTGATATTGACGGTTTTATCAATGCTTACTTAAAATCAGGTGATGCTCATGAGTAG
- the secA gene encoding preprotein translocase subunit SecA, which yields MLKNWFDPSKKELKRAKKIADAVFLLEDEMAALSDDQLKQKTEEFKSRYQKGETLEELMVEAFAVVREASRRVTGLFPYFVQVQGAVAIYGGNIAEMRTGEGKTLTAVMPAYLHALNGEGVHIVTVNEYLAGREVEGEIGDLFRFLGLTVGLNIRELNREQKKEAYDCDILYSTNSELGFDYLRDHMVLYAKDMVAQRGLNYAIIDEVDSILIDEARTPLIISGGSKNNQNLYQAADRFAKSIRDEDYEIEIESKSIALTQSGIEKAERIFQIDNLYELKHVSLVHHINNALRANYIMSRDKEYVVNDGEVLIVDQFTGRILRGRQFSEGLHQALEAKESVQVKRETVTVATITYQNFFRMYKKLSGMTGTAKTEEEEFRDIYNMDVIEIPTNAPIIRKDEPDFIYATLKDKFKSLVDEVEERHKLGQPLLIGTIAVETSEMLSFMLKQRRINHEVLNAKNHEREAEIVAKAGLKGGVTIATNMAGRGTDIKLGEGVVELGGLAVIGSERHESRRIDNQLRGRSGRQGDPGYSRFYLSAEDELMMRFGGESFKRRIETLERINTTDEPLSSKLFSRFVTSAQKRIEGNNYDSRKTVLKYDDVLRKQREIIYQNRREVLTFESIEDQVRQTVSNALYGQATQFIHAVGKNEYKIDYDQLLAHFNGNVFHLDTIKKEDIEKLNEQEINNFIVDLGLSELDKKKEAFPPEVYNEFLKVVMLRVIDTYWMRHIDAMSELRQGVTLQAYGQQQPLTIYQKEGLRMFNEMVQNISNDVARYAIRAQIKYDQEREAVVKNTQTNQGVEDKKPKKPKVRKNKNQRNLPWR from the coding sequence ATGCTAAAAAATTGGTTTGATCCTAGCAAAAAAGAATTAAAAAGAGCTAAGAAAATCGCAGATGCTGTTTTTTTATTAGAAGATGAAATGGCTGCTTTATCTGATGATCAATTAAAACAAAAAACCGAAGAATTTAAATCGAGATATCAAAAAGGTGAAACACTTGAAGAACTTATGGTTGAAGCTTTTGCTGTTGTAAGAGAAGCATCAAGAAGAGTAACTGGATTGTTTCCATACTTTGTACAAGTACAAGGTGCTGTTGCCATTTACGGTGGTAATATTGCAGAAATGAGAACCGGTGAAGGTAAAACTTTAACGGCTGTTATGCCTGCTTATCTTCATGCATTAAATGGTGAAGGTGTTCATATTGTTACAGTCAATGAATATTTGGCTGGACGTGAAGTTGAAGGTGAAATTGGAGATCTATTTCGCTTTTTAGGTCTTACTGTTGGACTAAACATTAGAGAGTTAAATAGAGAACAAAAGAAAGAAGCTTATGATTGTGATATTTTGTATTCTACGAACTCAGAATTAGGGTTTGATTACTTAAGAGACCATATGGTTTTATATGCTAAAGATATGGTTGCACAGCGTGGATTAAACTATGCAATTATAGATGAAGTCGATTCTATCTTAATTGATGAAGCAAGAACACCATTAATTATTTCTGGTGGTTCAAAAAATAATCAAAACTTATATCAAGCTGCTGATCGTTTTGCAAAATCAATTAGAGATGAAGATTATGAAATTGAAATTGAATCTAAAAGTATTGCTTTGACTCAATCTGGTATTGAAAAAGCAGAGCGTATTTTCCAAATAGATAATTTATATGAGCTAAAACATGTATCTTTAGTGCATCATATTAATAATGCACTACGTGCTAATTATATTATGTCTAGAGACAAAGAATATGTAGTCAATGATGGAGAAGTTTTAATTGTTGACCAATTTACTGGACGTATTTTAAGAGGACGTCAGTTTTCTGAAGGTCTTCATCAAGCATTAGAAGCAAAAGAAAGTGTTCAAGTAAAAAGAGAAACTGTAACGGTTGCTACTATTACTTATCAAAATTTCTTTAGAATGTATAAAAAACTATCAGGGATGACTGGTACAGCAAAGACTGAAGAAGAAGAATTTAGAGACATTTATAACATGGATGTTATTGAAATTCCTACAAATGCACCGATTATCCGTAAGGATGAACCTGATTTTATTTATGCAACATTAAAAGATAAATTTAAATCATTAGTTGATGAAGTTGAAGAAAGACATAAATTAGGACAACCTTTATTGATTGGTACCATTGCTGTTGAAACATCAGAGATGTTATCATTTATGTTAAAACAACGTAGAATTAATCATGAGGTCTTAAATGCTAAGAATCATGAAAGAGAAGCTGAAATTGTTGCAAAAGCTGGTCTTAAAGGTGGCGTAACCATTGCAACCAATATGGCTGGTCGTGGGACAGATATTAAACTTGGCGAAGGTGTAGTAGAACTTGGAGGATTAGCTGTTATTGGTAGTGAGCGTCATGAATCAAGACGTATTGACAATCAGTTAAGAGGCCGTTCAGGACGTCAGGGTGACCCAGGATATTCTAGATTCTATTTGTCTGCTGAAGATGAACTGATGATGCGATTTGGTGGAGAGTCCTTTAAAAGAAGAATTGAGACGCTTGAACGCATCAATACAACTGATGAACCTTTATCATCAAAATTATTTTCAAGATTTGTGACAAGTGCACAAAAACGTATTGAAGGTAATAATTATGATTCAAGAAAAACAGTCTTAAAATATGATGACGTTTTAAGAAAACAAAGAGAAATTATTTATCAAAACAGAAGAGAAGTTCTTACATTTGAATCTATTGAAGATCAAGTAAGACAAACAGTTTCAAATGCTTTATATGGACAAGCAACTCAATTTATTCATGCAGTTGGAAAAAATGAATATAAAATTGATTATGATCAATTATTAGCTCATTTTAATGGAAATGTTTTTCACTTAGATACGATTAAAAAAGAAGATATTGAAAAATTAAATGAACAAGAAATAAATAATTTTATTGTTGATTTGGGATTATCTGAATTAGATAAGAAAAAAGAAGCATTCCCTCCAGAAGTATATAATGAATTTTTGAAAGTTGTTATGCTTCGTGTTATTGACACATATTGGATGAGACATATTGATGCGATGAGTGAACTTAGACAAGGTGTTACATTACAAGCATATGGACAACAACAACCTTTAACTATTTATCAAAAAGAAGGTCTTCGCATGTTTAATGAAATGGTGCAAAATATTTCAAATGATGTTGCTAGATATGCAATTCGTGCACAAATTAAGTATGATCAAGAAAGAGAAGCTGTAGTTAAAAACACACAAACAAATCAAGGTGTTGAAGATAAGAAACCAAAAAAACCTAAGGTAAGAAAGAATAAAAACCAAAGAAATCTACCTTGGAGATAG
- a CDS encoding LemA family protein: MPGPLTIILIIVGVLLLIFVSWYISTVNSFNRMLIKIDESESSIDIALTKRFDLLSKMFQATKGYMKHESETLQKVIAMRQPAHGAPMEQKQEFADQVSRGLQAINVVVEQYPDLKASTNVAKLQDATVEVEENLQASRRVYNSNVSIYNQKVVVFPSSIIANMKHFEKRSFFEAEAAKREDVKFDF, from the coding sequence ATGCCAGGTCCATTAACTATTATTTTAATTATTGTAGGAGTTTTATTACTTATCTTTGTTTCATGGTATATTTCTACAGTCAATTCATTTAACCGTATGCTTATTAAGATTGATGAATCAGAATCAAGTATTGATATTGCATTAACTAAACGTTTTGATTTGTTATCAAAAATGTTCCAAGCAACAAAAGGGTATATGAAACATGAATCGGAAACACTTCAAAAAGTGATTGCGATGAGACAACCTGCTCATGGAGCTCCAATGGAACAAAAGCAAGAATTTGCTGATCAAGTTTCTAGAGGACTTCAAGCAATAAACGTTGTTGTAGAACAATACCCAGATTTAAAAGCTTCTACAAATGTTGCTAAATTACAAGATGCAACAGTCGAAGTAGAAGAAAACTTACAAGCATCAAGACGCGTTTATAATTCTAATGTTTCAATATACAACCAAAAGGTCGTAGTATTCCCTTCAAGTATAATTGCGAACATGAAGCATTTCGAAAAACGTTCATTCTTCGAAGCAGAAGCTGCGAAGAGAGAAGATGTAAAATTTGATTTTTAA
- a CDS encoding DUF3137 domain-containing protein — protein MTENLKTLEQKRLELLKARSKDIKIGLLILLGAVLFAILGFVTEVMFLLIIGVVIFMVSIIFLGKSAMHSKVFKDFVKSDLVPTLLEESFEEVSYDPKSHISIDRINGTGLIKRPDRYQGEDLIKGSYKGVKFEVSDINLKERVETRDSKGNVQVSYQTYFKGRWYIYRYQKQFDEVLKIVEGRGGYANKKGLEKFETESMAFNKKFAIYASSKEFGFYLITSSMLEKLLELEALHRGSIVYCYQNNELHIGVNDSKDYMEFKLKTPINEKTLEIFMSDIDLIPSIINEFRLDSSKFK, from the coding sequence ATGACGGAAAATTTAAAGACTTTAGAACAGAAAAGATTAGAATTATTAAAGGCTCGAAGCAAGGATATAAAAATAGGACTTCTTATTTTACTAGGAGCTGTTTTATTTGCGATTTTAGGATTTGTTACTGAAGTAATGTTCTTGTTAATCATAGGTGTAGTTATATTTATGGTTTCAATTATATTTTTAGGCAAATCTGCTATGCATTCCAAAGTTTTTAAAGACTTTGTGAAAAGTGATTTAGTTCCAACACTTTTAGAAGAATCTTTTGAGGAAGTTTCTTATGATCCTAAATCACATATTTCTATTGATAGAATCAATGGTACTGGATTAATAAAAAGACCAGACCGATATCAAGGGGAAGATCTCATTAAAGGCTCTTATAAAGGAGTTAAATTTGAGGTTTCTGATATTAATTTAAAAGAACGTGTAGAAACAAGAGATTCAAAAGGTAATGTTCAAGTTTCTTATCAAACATATTTTAAAGGCCGTTGGTATATTTATAGATATCAAAAACAATTTGATGAAGTTTTAAAAATTGTTGAAGGTAGAGGCGGATACGCTAACAAAAAAGGTCTAGAAAAATTTGAAACTGAAAGTATGGCATTTAATAAAAAATTTGCTATATATGCTTCATCTAAAGAGTTTGGATTTTATTTGATAACATCTTCAATGCTAGAAAAATTATTAGAATTAGAAGCGCTTCATCGTGGTTCTATTGTATATTGTTATCAAAACAATGAGCTTCACATTGGTGTAAATGATAGTAAAGATTATATGGAATTTAAGTTAAAAACACCAATCAATGAAAAAACACTAGAGATATTTATGTCAGATATAGATCTTATTCCATCTATTATCAATGAGTTTAGATTAGACAGTTCAAAATTTAAATAA